In the Insulibacter thermoxylanivorax genome, one interval contains:
- a CDS encoding stage VI sporulation protein F: MVKRNVSSDVLKLVNQKTGKKISPTDVKKLAGKVNQSTMKDEAQLRKLIKQVGALVNVKVSEQLTNEIVQAVKKSGMNPNNLEQMIKMMSRK, translated from the coding sequence ATGGTCAAGCGGAATGTGTCAAGCGATGTGCTGAAACTAGTGAATCAGAAAACGGGCAAGAAAATTTCGCCCACGGATGTGAAGAAACTCGCCGGCAAAGTCAATCAATCGACGATGAAAGATGAAGCCCAGCTTCGCAAGTTGATTAAGCAAGTGGGCGCGCTTGTGAACGTGAAAGTTTCCGAACAATTGACGAATGAGATCGTGCAAGCCGTCAAGAAGAGCGGAATGAATCCGAACAATCTTGAGCAGATGATCAAGATGATGTCGCGCAAATAA
- a CDS encoding NAD(P)H-dependent glycerol-3-phosphate dehydrogenase — translation MSEKVTVLVAGSWGTALAFVLAENGHRTVLWTRSEQQAAEINEQHTNHKYLPGVRLPDHLKATSDMQEALQDASAVVIVSPSAHMREIVRKAAPYISTETLVVHATKGFEKDTLMRMSQVIADELPHYNAEKICVLSGPSHAEEVSNRCPTTVVVASQDVQAAERAQDLFINSYFRVYTNPDLLGVEIGGALKNIIALGAGMSDGLGFGDNAKAALLTRGLAEITRLGIAMEANPLTFAGLSGIGDLVVTCTSKHSRNWRAGYEIARGKSAEAVLQEMGMVVEGIQTTKAAYQLSQEYGVSMPITSELHAVLFLGKSPKTAVEDLMGRGKTHEIEEIARASTIKWMK, via the coding sequence TTGTCTGAGAAAGTAACCGTGTTAGTGGCGGGAAGCTGGGGCACGGCGCTGGCCTTCGTGCTGGCTGAGAACGGACACAGGACGGTTCTGTGGACACGCAGTGAGCAGCAGGCTGCGGAGATCAATGAACAGCACACGAATCATAAATATCTGCCCGGCGTCAGGCTGCCCGATCATCTGAAGGCGACCTCCGATATGCAAGAAGCCCTGCAGGATGCATCGGCGGTGGTGATCGTCTCTCCTTCCGCCCATATGCGGGAGATCGTCCGAAAGGCAGCACCATACATAAGCACAGAGACCCTGGTCGTCCATGCGACGAAGGGGTTTGAGAAGGATACCTTAATGCGCATGTCGCAAGTCATCGCCGATGAGCTGCCGCATTATAACGCGGAGAAGATCTGTGTTCTGTCCGGACCGAGCCACGCCGAAGAAGTCAGCAATCGCTGCCCAACCACAGTTGTCGTGGCCTCGCAGGATGTGCAAGCGGCGGAGCGGGCACAGGATCTGTTCATCAACTCGTATTTCCGCGTGTACACGAATCCTGACCTGCTCGGCGTGGAGATCGGCGGTGCGCTGAAGAACATCATCGCCCTCGGAGCGGGTATGAGCGACGGCCTCGGCTTTGGCGACAATGCCAAAGCCGCACTGCTCACTCGCGGCTTAGCGGAAATCACCCGGCTGGGCATCGCCATGGAGGCGAATCCCCTGACCTTTGCCGGTCTGTCCGGCATCGGCGATCTCGTCGTTACCTGTACGAGCAAGCACAGCCGGAACTGGCGTGCCGGATATGAGATCGCCCGCGGCAAAAGCGCGGAGGCGGTCCTGCAGGAGATGGGCATGGTCGTAGAGGGCATCCAGACGACGAAGGCGGCATATCAGCTGTCCCAGGAGTACGGTGTGAGCATGCCGATTACTAGCGAACTTCACGCCGTATTGTTCTTAGGCAAATCGCCGAAGACCGCCGTTGAGGACCTGATGGGCCGCGGCAAGACCCATGAGATTGAGGAAATCGCCCGCGCCAGCACTATTAAATGGATGAAATAA
- a CDS encoding DUF2768 family protein: protein MPIDPMTKMWISFGAIGLLLLASGIVSFARAKTRGILRVILTIVAVIALIYGVILGYISIF, encoded by the coding sequence ATGCCGATCGATCCGATGACGAAGATGTGGATCTCCTTTGGTGCCATTGGTTTGCTGTTATTAGCTTCGGGAATCGTCTCTTTCGCCAGAGCGAAGACCCGGGGAATCCTGCGAGTGATCTTGACGATCGTTGCCGTGATCGCGCTTATATACGGCGTAATCCTGGGATATATCTCGATCTTCTGA
- a CDS encoding genetic competence negative regulator has translation MKMERLSHDKIRIFLTFDDLSERGIQKEDMWQEIPKVHELFKEMMEQAYNELGFDVTGPLAVEVFALPAQGMVVIVTKGTSSMFDDEEDDIYELEVTLEQSDLISYAFSDFEHVIQAAKAVRRFVDGGVLYHYQSRYVLVIDPESIDDGDLQLIIALLSEYGEATSVTEAVLGEYGKIVIEDQAVEVLCRHF, from the coding sequence ATGAAAATGGAACGATTGAGTCACGATAAGATACGGATTTTCCTTACTTTCGACGACCTGAGCGAACGCGGTATTCAGAAGGAAGACATGTGGCAAGAGATCCCGAAAGTTCACGAACTCTTCAAAGAAATGATGGAACAAGCATATAACGAACTAGGCTTCGATGTAACGGGCCCTCTGGCGGTAGAGGTGTTCGCCTTGCCTGCACAGGGTATGGTCGTGATCGTGACGAAAGGAACCTCTTCGATGTTCGACGATGAAGAGGATGACATATACGAACTCGAGGTAACCTTAGAACAAAGCGACCTGATCTCCTATGCGTTCTCGGACTTTGAACACGTAATTCAAGCAGCCAAAGCCGTTCGCCGATTCGTCGATGGAGGAGTACTCTATCATTACCAGTCTCGATATGTGCTCGTGATCGATCCCGAATCTATCGATGACGGCGATCTGCAGCTGATTATCGCGCTCTTGTCGGAGTATGGTGAGGCAACCTCCGTGACCGAAGCGGTGCTCGGCGAATACGGGAAGATCGTTATAGAAGATCAGGCCGTGGAGGTTTTATGCCGTCATTTCTAA
- a CDS encoding flagellar brake protein codes for MLPAIGQMITLQVISADEREASLTFKSRLADEDEQSLWIEAPFDNQGQLKQLYKGNALSISYVTSGVKFYFSTHVTAERKENGIILFAIEKPAQDDITKVQRRAFLRVKAQLEVAATLAGNRRLLAVTEDISGGGLSMIADRDIGLRAGDPLECWVLLPFRNGKIEHIPLKGTVVRSENRDQGPFITIKYTQISEADRQKIVQYCFDRQLELRKT; via the coding sequence TTGTTGCCTGCTATCGGACAGATGATTACACTGCAAGTGATCTCGGCGGATGAACGCGAAGCCAGCCTGACCTTCAAATCGCGTCTGGCTGATGAAGATGAACAGTCGTTATGGATTGAGGCTCCCTTTGATAATCAAGGACAGCTCAAACAACTTTATAAAGGCAACGCCCTTTCCATTTCATATGTTACATCCGGTGTGAAGTTTTACTTCAGCACGCATGTAACCGCCGAGCGCAAGGAGAATGGAATCATCTTATTCGCCATTGAGAAGCCCGCACAGGATGACATCACCAAGGTGCAGCGGCGTGCTTTCCTCCGCGTCAAAGCTCAGCTTGAAGTCGCTGCCACCCTGGCGGGCAACCGAAGATTGCTTGCGGTAACGGAGGATATCAGCGGAGGCGGCCTGTCAATGATCGCGGACCGCGACATCGGGCTGCGTGCGGGGGACCCCTTGGAATGCTGGGTATTGCTTCCTTTCCGCAATGGTAAGATTGAACATATCCCGCTTAAAGGAACGGTCGTGCGTTCAGAGAACAGGGATCAGGGGCCGTTTATCACCATTAAGTATACTCAGATCTCCGAGGCAGACCGCCAGAAGATCGTCCAGTATTGCTTTGACCGCCAGCTTGAACTGCGGAAAACTTGA
- the prsW gene encoding glutamic-type intramembrane protease PrsW yields the protein MWVSLIVAAVTPGFSLLTYFYLKDRYDAEPVRNVARFFVIGLLLVFPTMFIQRGLVLWLGESPFVFSFVISGGVEEFVKWFIIFFIAFNQTFFNEPYDGVVYTVAVSLGFATLENVLYAIVLQTDPMSLLVRALLPVSGHALFGVIMGFCFGKAKFSDKPGYLRKSLLWPIVAHGIFDFIQMAFPSSWTWTIVPFVALLWICSMILVRKSLEKSPFRYVFRDDMINITGNGQ from the coding sequence GTGTGGGTCTCATTGATCGTAGCTGCCGTAACCCCGGGATTTTCGTTGTTGACTTATTTTTATCTCAAGGATCGATACGATGCTGAACCCGTTCGCAATGTGGCGCGTTTCTTTGTGATCGGGTTATTGTTGGTTTTCCCTACGATGTTTATCCAGCGCGGATTGGTTCTGTGGCTTGGAGAGTCTCCCTTTGTTTTTTCCTTTGTGATCTCAGGCGGCGTCGAGGAGTTTGTCAAATGGTTCATTATCTTCTTCATAGCCTTCAATCAGACATTTTTCAATGAACCATACGACGGCGTGGTGTACACTGTGGCCGTGTCCTTGGGATTCGCCACTTTGGAGAATGTGCTGTATGCCATCGTGCTTCAGACTGATCCGATGAGCTTGCTCGTGCGTGCGCTGCTCCCAGTATCCGGACATGCGCTTTTCGGAGTGATCATGGGTTTCTGCTTTGGCAAAGCCAAGTTTTCGGACAAGCCCGGATATCTTCGCAAATCCCTTCTTTGGCCGATCGTTGCACACGGCATCTTCGATTTTATCCAAATGGCTTTTCCATCCTCTTGGACATGGACAATCGTACCCTTCGTCGCTCTTCTGTGGATCTGCAGTATGATCCTCGTTCGCAAGTCACTCGAAAAGTCGCCGTTTCGCTATGTCTTCCGTGATGATATGATTAACATCACGGGGAATGGTCAATAA
- the rpsA gene encoding 30S ribosomal protein S1, with translation MSNEIKDQIMQQQVEEVQEQPAADVQQEVDQAQLDPGITVKTGDIVEGKVVKIEDTQVFVDIGYKYDGIIPIRELSALHIDNAADAVELEQTVQVKVISINDDKEQMILSKRAVDSERAWEDLQAKFDSQEIFEVTVADVVKGGLVVDLGVRAFVPASMVERHYVEDFSDYKGKTLRVRIKEFDREAGKVILSQRDVLEEEYEQHKKQVLASLKEGEIIEGTVQRLTNFGAFVDVGGIDGLVHISEMDHKHVEHPSEVVSEGDQVKVKVLKVDPETQKISLSIKATKPGPWELAGEQFKIGDIVTGTVRRLVSFGAFVEVAPAVEGLVHISQIAHRHIGTPHEVLEEGQEVKVKILDMNIAEKRISLSIKETEEAPASAKQDRGSRYAKELNNEHVSLNNQGLTLTLGERFGDQLKKLK, from the coding sequence ATGTCAAACGAAATCAAAGATCAGATCATGCAACAGCAAGTGGAAGAGGTACAGGAGCAACCAGCTGCTGATGTTCAGCAAGAAGTGGATCAAGCTCAGCTGGATCCGGGCATTACAGTTAAAACCGGCGATATCGTCGAAGGGAAAGTAGTCAAAATCGAAGACACCCAAGTCTTCGTTGATATTGGCTATAAATATGACGGCATTATCCCGATCCGTGAATTATCCGCCCTTCATATCGACAATGCCGCTGACGCCGTTGAATTGGAGCAAACAGTTCAAGTTAAGGTGATCAGCATCAACGACGATAAGGAGCAGATGATCCTGTCCAAGCGGGCAGTGGACAGCGAGCGTGCTTGGGAAGATCTGCAGGCGAAGTTCGACAGCCAAGAGATCTTCGAAGTCACCGTTGCTGATGTCGTCAAAGGCGGTCTGGTTGTAGACCTCGGCGTGCGAGCTTTCGTGCCGGCTTCGATGGTGGAGCGCCACTATGTAGAGGACTTCTCCGATTATAAGGGCAAGACGCTCCGCGTTCGCATCAAGGAGTTTGACCGCGAGGCGGGCAAGGTCATCCTGTCGCAAAGAGACGTGCTCGAAGAGGAATACGAGCAGCATAAGAAGCAGGTACTGGCTTCCTTAAAGGAAGGCGAGATCATCGAGGGTACCGTACAACGCCTCACGAACTTCGGCGCTTTCGTCGATGTTGGCGGCATAGACGGACTTGTTCATATCTCTGAGATGGACCATAAGCACGTTGAGCATCCTTCTGAGGTTGTCAGCGAAGGAGACCAAGTCAAAGTCAAAGTGCTGAAGGTAGATCCGGAGACGCAGAAGATCAGCTTGAGCATCAAGGCAACGAAGCCGGGCCCTTGGGAATTGGCAGGCGAGCAATTCAAGATCGGTGATATCGTCACTGGTACGGTGCGCAGACTTGTCAGCTTTGGTGCATTTGTTGAAGTTGCGCCGGCTGTAGAAGGTCTCGTGCATATCTCGCAGATTGCCCATCGCCATATCGGCACGCCGCATGAAGTGCTGGAGGAAGGGCAAGAGGTGAAAGTGAAGATCCTGGATATGAACATCGCGGAGAAGCGCATCAGCCTGAGCATCAAGGAAACCGAAGAAGCGCCTGCTTCTGCCAAACAGGATCGCGGTTCCCGCTATGCGAAGGAGCTCAACAACGAGCACGTATCGCTGAACAATCAAGGACTGACTCTGACGCTAGGCGAGCGTTTCGGAGACCAACTGAAGAAGCTGAAATAA
- the cmk gene encoding (d)CMP kinase: MGYTAKINVAIDGPAGAGKSTVARQVAAQLGYLYIDTGAMYRAVALAVMRRKLPLSDEEAVARLAEGLQIELRPGSEGQQVLLDGEDVSRAIRTPEVTKRVPQVAAIEAVRRVLVNLQQKMAAGKGVVMDGRDIGTHVIPNAEVKIFLTASVEERARRRYEELKRTNAHLTYEQLLHDIAERDRQDRERLTAPLVQAPDAVLLDSTGLTIAQVVERIVQICRRVLDEGESYG, from the coding sequence TTGGGTTATACGGCGAAGATCAACGTAGCAATCGATGGACCAGCAGGGGCCGGCAAGAGCACCGTTGCTCGGCAAGTCGCTGCACAGCTTGGATATCTCTATATCGATACGGGGGCTATGTACCGAGCCGTGGCTTTGGCGGTGATGCGGCGCAAGCTGCCGCTCAGCGATGAGGAAGCTGTCGCTCGCTTGGCGGAAGGGCTGCAGATCGAACTGCGGCCAGGCAGTGAAGGCCAGCAGGTGCTGCTGGACGGCGAAGATGTGAGCCGCGCGATTCGTACCCCGGAGGTTACGAAGCGGGTGCCGCAAGTGGCGGCCATCGAAGCGGTTCGCCGCGTGCTTGTAAACCTGCAGCAGAAGATGGCTGCCGGCAAGGGCGTTGTGATGGACGGCCGGGACATCGGCACCCATGTCATCCCGAATGCCGAGGTGAAGATCTTCCTCACAGCAAGTGTGGAAGAACGAGCCAGGAGACGCTATGAAGAATTGAAGCGTACCAACGCACATCTGACCTATGAACAGCTGTTGCACGACATCGCGGAACGCGACCGTCAGGATCGCGAACGCTTAACTGCGCCCCTGGTACAAGCACCGGATGCCGTGCTTCTGGATAGTACGGGACTGACCATCGCTCAGGTTGTAGAGCGAATCGTACAGATCTGTCGACGGGTATTGGATGAAGGGGAATCATATGGATAA
- the ypeB gene encoding germination protein YpeB: protein MYRRLSMVLFPILLIALVGVGVWGYRENQQKNAILIKAENQYQRAFNNLAFQMEELNKQLGNALAVGANSSLFHRKCLVNVWRITSEAQSEINQLPLSLLPFSKTEEFLAKISRFSYHTAVRDLTKEPLSEQEVQVLQTLYEQSKELSSELRRMQSQALAQNIRWMDVEVELASQNMPGDHSIIDGFRTVDKKVTEYSDVDFGPSGMNIFQARGARKMDGPPIDQNKAREIAFAFLQLPEDLKVQVVENGKGTEFESYSVTVVDEQEDGARLNIDIAKRGGKVLYFMNHRDVQESQLSVEEATRQAQRFLEEHDYGNLQAVSYDTYNNTAAITFAEVIQDVIIYPRKLVVQVALDNGEITGLSATDYVLTGEDRNITPPAMSMEEARTILNRNFEVLAHNLALIENDLNEEVICHEFTGKINGGIYRIYINGMTGMEEKIEHIQAADQAAQGV, encoded by the coding sequence ATGTACAGACGGCTTAGTATGGTGTTGTTTCCGATTCTACTGATCGCACTTGTCGGCGTCGGTGTGTGGGGTTACCGGGAAAATCAGCAGAAGAATGCGATTCTGATCAAAGCGGAAAACCAATACCAGCGTGCTTTTAATAATCTTGCCTTTCAGATGGAGGAATTAAATAAACAGTTGGGCAACGCTCTTGCCGTCGGCGCCAATTCATCCTTGTTCCACCGCAAATGCTTGGTGAATGTCTGGCGAATCACAAGCGAAGCGCAAAGCGAGATCAATCAACTGCCGCTGAGCTTGCTGCCTTTCAGCAAGACGGAGGAGTTCCTGGCGAAGATCAGCAGATTCTCCTATCACACGGCAGTGCGCGATCTTACCAAGGAACCGCTCAGCGAGCAAGAGGTGCAAGTTTTGCAAACCCTATACGAGCAATCCAAAGAGCTCTCCTCAGAACTTCGCAGGATGCAATCGCAAGCCCTCGCTCAGAACATCCGCTGGATGGACGTGGAAGTGGAGTTGGCCTCGCAGAATATGCCGGGGGATCATTCGATCATCGACGGCTTCCGCACCGTCGACAAGAAGGTGACGGAATATTCTGATGTCGACTTCGGCCCTTCGGGAATGAACATTTTCCAAGCGCGAGGCGCCCGCAAGATGGACGGCCCGCCGATTGATCAGAATAAGGCGCGTGAGATCGCCTTTGCCTTCCTGCAATTGCCGGAGGATCTCAAGGTTCAGGTGGTTGAGAACGGCAAGGGGACAGAGTTTGAATCCTACAGCGTCACCGTCGTCGATGAACAGGAAGACGGCGCGCGGCTGAATATCGATATTGCGAAGCGCGGCGGGAAAGTGTTGTATTTTATGAATCACCGCGATGTGCAGGAAAGCCAGCTGTCCGTGGAAGAAGCGACGAGACAAGCGCAGCGGTTCCTTGAAGAACATGATTATGGGAATCTGCAGGCGGTCAGCTACGATACGTATAATAACACCGCGGCGATTACCTTTGCCGAAGTGATTCAAGATGTGATCATCTATCCGAGGAAATTAGTCGTACAAGTCGCTCTGGATAACGGCGAGATCACGGGGCTTTCGGCTACAGATTATGTATTGACCGGTGAAGACAGGAACATCACTCCGCCGGCAATGTCGATGGAAGAAGCGCGCACGATCTTGAACCGCAATTTCGAGGTTCTCGCTCACAACCTGGCGCTGATCGAGAACGATCTGAATGAAGAAGTGATCTGCCATGAGTTTACAGGCAAGATCAACGGCGGCATCTACCGGATCTATATCAATGGGATGACGGGGATGGAAGAAAAAATCGAACATATCCAGGCAGCGGACCAAGCGGCGCAAGGGGTTTAA
- the der gene encoding ribosome biogenesis GTPase Der, which produces MARPVVAIVGRPNVGKSTLFNRIIGERLAIVEDKPGVTRDRIYGTAEWNGVPFSVIDTGGIELADNDEMLQSIKAQAQLAIDEADGIIFVVDGKTGLTPSDQEVAELLYRSNKPIVLAVNKVDNPQREEAVYEFYSLGFSEVIGVSGAHGTGIGDLLDAAVAMLPQGADEEYDEDVIRIAVIGRPNVGKSSLVNAILGEERVIVSDIAGTTRDAIDTPFERDGKRYVLIDTAGIRKRGKIYENTERYSVMRAMKAIERADVALVVINAEEGIVEQDKHIAGYAHEAGKAAIFVVNKWDALEKDDKTMQRFERKIREEFLFMEYAPTIYVSAKTKQRLHRILPLVDHVADQHAMRVVTHVLNDLINDAVAMNAPPSDKGRRLRIYYATQVSVKPPTFVLFVNDPELMHFSYERYIENKLRAAFQFEGTPIRIITRRKSSSEH; this is translated from the coding sequence ATGGCAAGACCGGTTGTCGCAATCGTCGGCCGCCCGAACGTGGGCAAGTCGACGCTCTTCAATCGCATTATCGGTGAACGGCTTGCAATAGTTGAAGATAAACCGGGTGTTACACGGGACCGCATCTATGGAACGGCAGAGTGGAATGGTGTTCCGTTCAGTGTCATAGATACCGGAGGGATCGAGCTTGCAGATAATGATGAGATGCTGCAATCGATCAAAGCACAGGCACAGCTTGCCATCGATGAGGCAGACGGCATCATCTTCGTCGTCGATGGGAAGACGGGCCTCACTCCTTCGGATCAAGAAGTGGCTGAGCTTTTGTATCGATCGAACAAACCGATCGTGCTGGCGGTGAATAAGGTGGACAATCCGCAGCGGGAGGAAGCTGTTTACGAGTTCTATTCGCTGGGCTTCTCCGAAGTCATCGGCGTGTCGGGAGCCCATGGCACGGGTATCGGCGATCTCTTGGATGCCGCAGTAGCCATGCTGCCGCAAGGTGCTGATGAGGAGTACGACGAGGATGTGATCCGCATCGCGGTGATCGGCCGCCCGAACGTGGGCAAGTCCTCTCTCGTCAACGCCATCCTCGGTGAGGAGCGCGTGATCGTCAGCGATATCGCCGGTACGACGAGGGATGCGATTGATACGCCCTTCGAGCGGGACGGCAAGCGTTATGTGCTCATCGATACGGCGGGTATCCGCAAACGCGGCAAAATCTATGAAAACACGGAACGATATTCGGTGATGCGGGCGATGAAAGCGATCGAGCGGGCGGATGTTGCACTCGTCGTGATCAATGCCGAAGAAGGCATCGTTGAACAGGACAAACATATCGCGGGTTATGCTCATGAAGCGGGCAAGGCGGCGATCTTTGTGGTGAACAAATGGGATGCGCTGGAGAAAGACGATAAAACCATGCAACGATTTGAGCGCAAGATCCGTGAGGAGTTCTTATTCATGGAATACGCTCCGACGATCTACGTCTCTGCAAAAACGAAGCAGCGCTTGCACCGCATCTTGCCGCTGGTAGATCATGTGGCGGACCAGCATGCGATGCGTGTCGTCACGCATGTGTTGAACGATCTTATTAATGACGCCGTTGCGATGAATGCGCCGCCTTCTGACAAAGGGCGCAGGCTGCGTATCTATTATGCGACGCAGGTCAGCGTCAAACCGCCGACGTTCGTGCTTTTTGTGAATGATCCGGAATTGATGCACTTCTCATATGAACGCTATATTGAGAACAAACTTCGTGCGGCTTTCCAGTTTGAGGGGACACCCATCAGGATCATCACCCGCAGAAAATCCAGTTCTGAGCATTGA
- a CDS encoding lysophospholipid acyltransferase family protein, with amino-acid sequence MDKPNLFYRISRMIVRFIYWILFRIEVIGAEHIPKSGGVMICSNHKSYWDPTTLGVGIERPIRFMAKSELFKVPVLNWIIRALGAFPVKRGRVSKDAVRQSIRTMQSGKLIGIFPEGTRNKDELGLAKRGAAMMAIRADAVVIPAAIIGDYRWFRKMKVVYGEPIRASEYGIEREAELTEEIMSRIRQLITEHQ; translated from the coding sequence ATGGATAAGCCTAATTTGTTCTATCGGATCAGCAGAATGATCGTCCGTTTCATATACTGGATATTGTTCCGAATCGAAGTGATCGGTGCCGAACATATACCGAAGTCCGGCGGAGTGATGATCTGTTCGAATCATAAGAGTTATTGGGATCCGACGACATTAGGGGTGGGGATCGAGAGACCGATCCGCTTCATGGCGAAGTCCGAGCTTTTTAAGGTTCCTGTGCTCAATTGGATCATTCGCGCTTTGGGCGCTTTCCCGGTAAAACGCGGCCGTGTGAGCAAAGATGCGGTGCGGCAGTCGATCCGTACGATGCAGAGCGGGAAATTGATCGGCATCTTCCCGGAGGGGACGAGGAACAAGGATGAGCTGGGCTTGGCGAAGCGAGGAGCGGCGATGATGGCGATCCGCGCCGATGCCGTGGTCATACCCGCAGCGATCATCGGTGACTACCGCTGGTTTCGGAAGATGAAAGTAGTCTACGGCGAGCCGATCCGTGCCTCGGAGTACGGAATCGAGCGGGAAGCGGAGCTGACCGAGGAGATCATGTCCCGCATCAGACAGTTAATTACTGAACATCAGTAA
- the plsY gene encoding glycerol-3-phosphate 1-O-acyltransferase PlsY — protein MAIAICYLIGSLSFSLIVGKIKGIDIRKHGSGNAGATNTLRVLGIVPAIIVFVLDMGKGIASVLIGSWLSQGTLWVTAACGLAAIIGHNWPVFFSFRGGKGIATTIGVTAVLSFYPAAIAGAVAIISIFITRYVSLGSLIFTTLMPIIAVIMGAEIEIIIAMLLICAFAVYRHRSNIRRLIRGEEHKIGSKR, from the coding sequence ATGGCCATAGCAATCTGTTATCTTATAGGTTCACTTTCGTTCAGCCTCATCGTAGGCAAGATTAAAGGAATCGATATCCGCAAGCACGGCAGCGGCAACGCCGGTGCGACCAACACGCTGCGGGTGCTCGGCATCGTGCCCGCGATCATCGTGTTCGTGCTGGATATGGGCAAAGGCATCGCTTCGGTCCTGATCGGATCCTGGTTATCGCAAGGAACCCTGTGGGTTACCGCAGCCTGCGGTCTGGCTGCGATCATCGGCCATAATTGGCCGGTGTTTTTCTCATTCCGCGGCGGCAAAGGCATCGCTACGACGATCGGCGTCACAGCGGTCCTCAGCTTCTACCCGGCGGCAATCGCCGGCGCGGTTGCGATCATCTCGATCTTCATCACGCGTTACGTATCCTTGGGTTCTCTGATCTTCACCACCCTCATGCCGATTATCGCTGTGATCATGGGAGCGGAGATCGAGATCATCATCGCTATGCTCTTGATCTGTGCCTTTGCTGTATATCGGCACCGATCGAATATTCGCCGACTGATTCGCGGTGAAGAGCATAAGATAGGAAGTAAGCGATAG